Proteins encoded together in one Cryptosporangium aurantiacum window:
- a CDS encoding TetR/AcrR family transcriptional regulator: MGNSKVAPSQRIRDAERTRADILEVATHAFAEHGYASARVDEIAGKTRTTKRMIYYYFGSKQGLYVAVLEHAYRRIRALEQSLDVDHLSPPDALRQLAELTFDHHEKHQDFVRLVSIENIHHAEHLLSSEARDGLAAPALQVLARILERGRSEGTFRDDLDALDVHMIISSFCIFRGANRYTFRAIFGRDLLDPGRRGHLRRVLGDLVVDHVTARPRA, translated from the coding sequence GTGGGTAATTCGAAGGTGGCGCCGTCCCAGCGCATCCGGGACGCCGAGCGGACTCGCGCGGACATCCTCGAGGTCGCGACCCACGCGTTCGCGGAACATGGCTACGCCAGCGCGCGCGTCGACGAGATCGCCGGCAAGACGCGCACGACCAAGCGGATGATCTACTACTACTTCGGCAGCAAGCAGGGTCTGTACGTCGCGGTTCTGGAGCACGCGTACCGCCGGATCCGCGCGCTGGAGCAGAGCCTGGACGTCGACCACCTCTCCCCGCCCGACGCCTTGCGGCAACTGGCCGAGTTGACGTTCGACCACCACGAGAAACACCAGGACTTCGTGCGGCTCGTCAGCATCGAGAACATTCACCATGCCGAACATCTGCTCAGCTCCGAGGCGCGCGACGGGCTGGCTGCCCCCGCACTGCAGGTCCTGGCGCGGATCCTTGAACGAGGTCGATCCGAAGGTACGTTCCGCGACGATCTCGACGCGCTCGACGTCCACATGATCATCAGTTCGTTTTGCATCTTCCGTGGCGCGAACCGGTACACGTTCCGAGCGATCTTCGGGCGGGATCTGCTCGACCCCGGGCGTCGGGGGCACCTGCGCCGGGTGCTGGGAGATCTGGTCGTCGACCACGTGACGGCTCGACCCCGCGCTTAG
- a CDS encoding N-acyl homoserine lactonase family protein has translation MSALVRGPSGDRYAVYALQYGRRAGVRGEHFLGWDATAAEPHPTAYYAWLALSADRTILVDSGIDPDADLPLSGWEFRTSVPALLSSVGIDGVDTLVLTHLHYDHAGGVRSFPDARVVVTAAELEYWTGPAAARITREAWLVDKADLDDVAARAELVEGDREIAPGLSVHPVGGHTAGMQIVRVNTDAGPVVLASDSSHFYENLDTDRPGTILHTMAGVYTAFDRARWLADGGVIVPGHDPEVRNRFPSVAEHIVRIA, from the coding sequence GTGAGCGCGCTGGTTCGTGGACCGTCCGGCGATCGGTACGCGGTGTACGCGCTGCAGTACGGACGTCGGGCGGGCGTCCGCGGTGAGCACTTCCTCGGCTGGGACGCCACCGCCGCCGAGCCGCACCCCACGGCGTACTACGCCTGGCTGGCGTTGTCCGCGGACCGGACGATCCTCGTCGATTCCGGCATCGACCCGGACGCCGACCTGCCGCTGTCCGGCTGGGAGTTCCGCACGTCGGTCCCGGCGCTGCTGTCGTCGGTCGGGATCGACGGCGTCGACACGCTCGTGCTGACCCATCTGCACTACGACCACGCGGGCGGGGTGCGGTCGTTCCCCGACGCCCGGGTCGTGGTGACGGCGGCCGAGCTGGAGTACTGGACCGGCCCGGCGGCGGCGCGAATCACCCGCGAGGCGTGGCTGGTCGACAAGGCCGACCTCGACGACGTGGCCGCCCGGGCGGAGCTCGTCGAGGGAGATCGCGAGATCGCGCCGGGGCTCTCCGTGCACCCGGTCGGCGGCCACACCGCCGGCATGCAGATCGTCCGGGTGAACACCGACGCCGGGCCGGTCGTCCTGGCGTCGGACTCCAGCCACTTCTACGAGAACCTCGACACCGACCGGCCGGGCACGATCCTGCACACGATGGCCGGTGTGTATACCGCGTTCGACCGGGCCCGCTGGCTCGCCGACGGTGGCGTCATCGTGCCCGGACACGACCCCGAGGTGCGGAACCGTTTTCCCTCCGTCGCCGAGCACATCGTCCGGATCGCCTGA
- a CDS encoding FAD-dependent oxidoreductase yields MGSVAVLGAGPAGMAAALGALKAGHEVVVYERYREARPAGNILNLWPPPLKALRRLGVDTDDLGAPTDTQFRNLRGKVRVTVKLDPAVKAAYGGGFIGLLRPELYERMLAALPDDVIRFNQQVTRIEQDERAVTLHFADGSTAEHDVLIGADGIDSLVRRTLWGDSPKREHRLHIFGGFTFADVPGTTPNTCVLTHGPTVQGSWTSIRHQGRDGHQWWVLTATDPAAPPPADLHAAAAALATGFPAPLPGLVAATDSGNVQRWVLRDRKPLQQWSQGRVTLAGDAAHATSPYAAYGAGMSIEDGYFVGRALRGVDLADFDAVCAALHSYETPRKPHTARQVNQAWMLGKVFHHTPALLRPVRDFVFDHTPFLQKVAGDSNPAEITKQLALIED; encoded by the coding sequence ATGGGTTCTGTTGCTGTGCTCGGTGCCGGACCGGCCGGTATGGCCGCCGCGCTCGGTGCGTTGAAGGCCGGTCACGAGGTCGTGGTGTACGAGCGCTATCGGGAAGCGCGTCCGGCCGGCAACATCCTCAACCTGTGGCCGCCGCCGCTGAAGGCGCTGCGCCGGTTGGGCGTGGACACCGACGACCTCGGCGCCCCCACCGACACCCAGTTCCGCAACCTGCGCGGCAAGGTTCGGGTCACCGTGAAACTGGACCCGGCCGTGAAGGCCGCCTACGGCGGCGGATTCATCGGGCTGCTGCGGCCGGAGCTGTACGAGCGGATGCTCGCCGCGCTCCCGGACGATGTGATCCGGTTCAACCAGCAGGTGACGCGCATCGAACAGGATGAGCGGGCGGTCACGCTGCACTTCGCTGACGGCAGCACTGCCGAGCACGACGTTCTGATCGGCGCCGACGGCATCGACTCCCTCGTGCGGCGGACGCTCTGGGGTGACTCGCCGAAGCGCGAGCATCGGTTGCACATCTTCGGCGGCTTCACCTTCGCCGACGTCCCGGGCACCACGCCGAACACGTGCGTCCTCACTCATGGCCCCACCGTCCAGGGCAGCTGGACGTCGATCCGGCACCAGGGCCGTGACGGTCACCAGTGGTGGGTGCTCACCGCCACCGACCCCGCCGCGCCCCCGCCGGCAGACCTGCATGCCGCGGCCGCGGCGCTAGCCACCGGGTTCCCGGCGCCGCTCCCCGGCCTCGTCGCCGCGACCGACTCGGGCAACGTCCAGCGCTGGGTGCTCCGCGACCGGAAGCCGCTCCAGCAGTGGTCGCAGGGGCGGGTGACCCTGGCCGGAGACGCCGCCCACGCGACGTCCCCGTACGCCGCCTACGGTGCCGGCATGTCCATCGAAGACGGCTACTTCGTCGGCCGTGCCCTCCGTGGTGTCGACCTCGCCGACTTCGACGCCGTCTGCGCGGCGCTGCACTCGTACGAGACTCCGCGCAAGCCGCACACCGCCCGGCAGGTGAACCAGGCCTGGATGCTCGGCAAGGTCTTCCATCACACCCCGGCGCTCCTGCGGCCGGTGCGCGACTTCGTGTTCGACCACACCCCGTTCCTGCAGAAGGTCGCGGGCGACTCGAATCCGGCGGAGATCACCAAGCAACTCGCGCTCATCGAGGACTGA
- a CDS encoding TetR/AcrR family transcriptional regulator, producing MADAELEVRPPKQRRSREAWNRVLDAGVTILEEDGYEAFTIAAVCERANVAPPAIYARTTSKEALFLAVYEHGIARLVADQQALEPADRWTGYAPAELVRAVVAETVRIPLRHQRFLRPVVLLSASHPEIRRRGSGYSRALGEQFTQLLAPLADRITHDHVGAAMSTCFDTVFATTVIRVAYGPGFATAAVEDDDAFAARLGETAVRYLLSTDPS from the coding sequence GTGGCCGACGCCGAGCTGGAGGTCCGGCCGCCGAAGCAACGCCGCAGCCGGGAGGCGTGGAACCGAGTCCTGGACGCCGGCGTGACGATCCTCGAGGAGGACGGCTACGAGGCGTTCACGATCGCGGCGGTGTGTGAGCGCGCCAACGTCGCACCACCCGCGATCTACGCCCGGACGACCAGCAAGGAAGCGCTGTTCCTGGCCGTGTACGAGCACGGGATCGCCCGTCTGGTCGCCGATCAGCAGGCGCTCGAGCCCGCGGACCGCTGGACCGGCTACGCCCCGGCCGAGCTCGTGCGGGCGGTGGTGGCCGAGACCGTGCGGATTCCCCTGCGGCACCAGCGCTTTCTCCGCCCGGTGGTGCTGCTCTCGGCGTCCCACCCGGAGATCCGGCGCCGGGGGTCCGGCTACAGCCGGGCCCTCGGCGAGCAGTTCACCCAGCTGCTGGCACCGCTCGCCGATCGGATCACCCACGATCACGTCGGCGCCGCGATGTCGACCTGCTTCGACACCGTGTTCGCCACCACCGTCATCCGCGTGGCCTACGGCCCGGGCTTCGCCACGGCGGCGGTCGAGGACGACGACGCGTTCGCCGCCCGGCTGGGCGAGACCGCGGTGCGCTACCTCCTGAGCACCGATCCCTCCTGA
- a CDS encoding MFS transporter: MAPAAITPPSASTRAARAAWIGSALEYYDFFLYGTAAALVFGAVFFPNEDPAAGTLASLATFGVGYAARPLGALVLGHVGDRYGRRRVLMTTVIAMGIATFLIGCLPSYDAIGVAAPILLVFLRLLQGFFAGGEQASANSMTLEHAPEDRRAYYSSFTLGGTQAGQAIATAIFIPIATLPDSALESWGWRVPFWLSAIVAIIAVLIRRSLDETPVFEREAARGEVPRVPLAELFRYHWRAVLRVIFAAVIATPSTIFTVWALSYAVNTVELERTPMLLVGVLANVVALFTIPQWGKLSDRIGRKPQFIGGSIGSAVMTFVYLWTITTGNYVLIFLAGILFFGVVYTATSAVWPAFYGEMFSARVRLSGTAFGTQIGFAISGFVPSVITAVAGDGKDAWVGAALITALLCGVNIVAVLTGKETYRVPTDDLGARTPRVPAEEAR; the protein is encoded by the coding sequence ATGGCACCTGCGGCAATCACCCCTCCGAGCGCTTCGACCAGAGCGGCGCGCGCGGCCTGGATCGGCAGCGCGCTGGAGTACTACGACTTCTTCCTGTACGGCACCGCCGCAGCGCTCGTCTTCGGGGCGGTGTTCTTCCCGAACGAGGACCCCGCGGCCGGCACCCTGGCCTCGCTGGCCACCTTCGGTGTCGGGTACGCCGCCCGTCCGCTCGGCGCGCTCGTCCTCGGTCATGTGGGCGACCGGTACGGCCGACGCCGGGTGCTGATGACGACCGTCATCGCGATGGGTATCGCGACCTTCCTGATCGGCTGCCTCCCGTCCTACGACGCGATCGGCGTCGCGGCGCCGATCCTCCTGGTGTTCCTCCGGCTCTTACAGGGCTTCTTCGCCGGCGGTGAGCAGGCCAGCGCGAACTCCATGACGCTCGAGCACGCGCCGGAGGACCGCCGCGCCTACTACAGCAGCTTCACGCTCGGCGGCACCCAGGCCGGGCAGGCGATCGCCACCGCGATCTTCATCCCGATCGCCACGCTGCCGGACTCCGCGCTGGAGAGCTGGGGCTGGCGGGTGCCGTTCTGGCTCAGCGCGATCGTCGCGATCATCGCGGTGCTGATCCGCCGGTCGCTGGACGAGACGCCGGTGTTCGAGCGGGAAGCGGCCAGGGGCGAGGTTCCGCGGGTCCCGCTCGCGGAGCTGTTCCGGTACCACTGGCGGGCCGTGCTGCGCGTCATCTTCGCCGCGGTGATCGCGACGCCGAGCACGATCTTCACGGTCTGGGCGCTGTCGTACGCGGTCAACACGGTGGAGCTGGAACGGACCCCGATGCTGCTGGTCGGGGTGCTGGCCAACGTCGTCGCGCTGTTCACGATCCCGCAGTGGGGCAAGCTGTCCGACCGGATCGGCCGCAAGCCGCAGTTCATCGGCGGCTCGATCGGCTCCGCGGTGATGACGTTCGTGTACCTATGGACGATCACCACCGGCAACTACGTGCTGATCTTCCTCGCGGGCATCCTGTTCTTCGGCGTCGTCTACACGGCCACCAGCGCGGTGTGGCCGGCGTTCTACGGCGAGATGTTCTCCGCCCGGGTGCGGCTCTCCGGCACCGCGTTCGGCACTCAGATCGGCTTCGCGATCTCTGGATTCGTGCCCTCGGTGATCACCGCCGTGGCCGGTGACGGAAAGGACGCCTGGGTCGGCGCCGCCCTGATCACCGCACTGCTGTGCGGCGTGAACATCGTCGCGGTGTTGACCGGCAAGGAGACCTACCGGGTGCCGACCGACGACCTCGGCGCACGCACCCCGCGAGTGCCGGCGGAGGAGGCACGGTGA
- a CDS encoding branched-chain amino acid ABC transporter permease has protein sequence MQVFVQTLVGGISLGAIYALVAMGFSLVYRTMGLVNFAHGNVVMIGAYLASTFYLSVKLPFALAMVVAIAVTGLIGVIIERVLRPLENKDFDLMLIGTIGFGIVLDALAIVIWGATGRAVPSPVPSAPLDVFGIRIRTYDLVVLAVAAAAMVLLVLFLQRTKRGAAMQAVAMDHEAATAVGIHVGRSNAIAFVIGAGLAALAGGLVGPLLYVSPSMGGALGIKGFAGAILGGFGSIPGAIIGGLAIGVLDSFAAGHFQGYSELVTFVVFAVLIMFRPTGIFGETTVNRA, from the coding sequence ATGCAAGTCTTCGTTCAGACGCTTGTCGGCGGCATCAGCCTCGGAGCGATCTACGCGCTGGTCGCCATGGGATTCTCCCTGGTCTACCGCACGATGGGCCTGGTCAACTTCGCCCACGGCAACGTCGTCATGATCGGCGCCTACCTGGCGTCCACGTTCTACCTCTCGGTCAAGCTGCCGTTCGCGCTCGCGATGGTCGTCGCGATCGCGGTCACCGGGCTGATCGGCGTGATCATCGAGCGAGTTCTCCGGCCGCTGGAGAACAAGGATTTCGACCTGATGCTGATCGGCACGATCGGCTTCGGCATCGTCCTGGACGCGCTGGCGATCGTGATCTGGGGCGCCACCGGCCGCGCGGTCCCGTCGCCGGTGCCGTCCGCGCCGCTTGACGTGTTCGGGATCCGGATCCGCACCTACGACCTGGTCGTACTGGCAGTCGCCGCCGCGGCGATGGTGCTGCTCGTGCTGTTCCTCCAGCGCACCAAACGCGGCGCGGCGATGCAGGCGGTCGCGATGGACCACGAGGCCGCCACCGCGGTCGGCATCCACGTCGGACGGAGCAACGCGATCGCGTTCGTCATCGGTGCCGGGCTGGCCGCGCTCGCCGGCGGTCTGGTCGGGCCGCTGCTGTACGTGAGCCCGTCGATGGGTGGTGCGCTGGGCATCAAGGGGTTCGCCGGGGCGATCCTCGGCGGCTTCGGCAGCATCCCCGGCGCGATCATCGGTGGCCTCGCGATCGGCGTCCTGGACTCGTTCGCGGCCGGTCACTTCCAGGGCTACTCCGAGCTGGTGACGTTCGTCGTCTTCGCAGTGCTCATCATGTTCCGGCCGACCGGCATCTTCGGGGAGACGACGGTGAACCGCGCATGA
- a CDS encoding FAD-dependent oxidoreductase, whose translation MADWDQTVDLLVLGAGAGGLTAALVGADAGLSALVLEKTAWVGGTTAYSAGTAWIPGHHFRADGPGDTAAARRYLDALVGDRAPRELREAYLTHGPAAIAHLAGLGVEFWHSATVVDYHPEIAGWGTGRALEPATFDGRRLGRERFRTVRWPIPEFALFGGTMMLRRPEVDRLMAIFDGSIAGTALAARLGVRWAADRLRFPRGTRLTMGNALVANLYWQLVRRGGVVRTGAGATELVREDGRVVGAIVDQAGATVRVRAKRGIVLAGGGFAASPEWRAVHLPAPTPAFTPAADGATGSTLVLAQRGGAALSEPQDDNAVWFPSSIGRRKDGSEVVFPHIWDRAKPGIVAVDTTGGRFVDESVSYHRFVRAMYATGAAPAWLVIDSRSLARYGLGLVRPRVPRRVLQRYVANGYLRAGATVRDLAVEIGVDPAGLEETVRRTNRSAISGIDEEFGKGESPYGRQYGDPSHRPNPNVGPIETAPFYAISVVPTPLATTLGLRIDASARVLDSAAEPIPGLYACGNDAQSPMGSEYPGAGCQVGAALTFGYRAAHHASLEAWCR comes from the coding sequence GTGGCCGACTGGGATCAGACCGTCGACCTGCTGGTCCTCGGAGCAGGAGCCGGTGGTCTCACCGCCGCGCTCGTCGGCGCCGACGCCGGGCTGTCGGCGCTGGTCCTGGAGAAAACCGCGTGGGTGGGCGGCACCACCGCCTACTCCGCGGGCACGGCGTGGATACCCGGCCACCACTTCCGGGCCGACGGGCCCGGGGACACCGCGGCGGCACGCCGGTACCTGGACGCGCTCGTCGGGGACCGCGCGCCGCGGGAACTCCGGGAGGCGTATCTGACGCACGGCCCGGCGGCGATCGCGCACCTCGCCGGCCTCGGCGTCGAGTTCTGGCACTCGGCGACCGTCGTCGACTACCACCCCGAGATCGCGGGGTGGGGCACCGGCCGGGCCTTGGAGCCCGCCACGTTCGACGGACGCCGGCTCGGTCGGGAACGATTCCGAACGGTGCGGTGGCCGATACCGGAATTCGCGCTGTTCGGCGGCACGATGATGCTGCGCAGGCCAGAGGTGGACCGGCTGATGGCGATCTTCGACGGCTCGATCGCCGGGACGGCACTGGCGGCACGGCTCGGAGTGCGGTGGGCGGCCGACCGGCTGCGTTTCCCCCGTGGCACCCGGTTGACGATGGGCAACGCGTTGGTCGCGAACCTGTACTGGCAACTGGTGCGCCGCGGAGGAGTGGTCCGGACCGGCGCGGGCGCCACGGAGCTGGTGCGCGAGGACGGCCGAGTCGTCGGCGCGATCGTCGATCAGGCCGGTGCCACCGTCCGGGTGCGGGCGAAGCGTGGCATCGTCCTGGCCGGTGGGGGGTTCGCGGCGAGTCCTGAGTGGCGCGCGGTCCACCTACCGGCGCCGACACCGGCCTTCACTCCCGCAGCCGACGGCGCGACCGGCAGCACGCTCGTCCTCGCCCAGCGCGGCGGTGCCGCGCTGAGCGAGCCGCAGGACGACAACGCCGTCTGGTTCCCCAGCTCGATCGGCCGGCGCAAGGACGGGTCGGAGGTGGTGTTTCCGCACATCTGGGACCGGGCGAAGCCGGGGATCGTCGCCGTCGACACCACCGGAGGCCGCTTCGTCGACGAGTCGGTGTCCTACCACCGCTTCGTCCGCGCGATGTACGCGACGGGTGCCGCACCGGCCTGGCTCGTGATCGACTCCCGGTCCCTGGCGCGTTACGGGCTCGGCCTCGTCCGGCCCAGGGTTCCCCGCCGCGTCCTCCAGCGCTACGTCGCGAACGGCTACCTGCGCGCCGGCGCGACGGTGCGAGATCTCGCGGTGGAGATCGGCGTCGACCCGGCCGGATTGGAGGAGACCGTGCGCCGGACGAACCGCTCGGCGATCAGCGGGATCGACGAGGAGTTCGGCAAGGGCGAGAGCCCTTACGGGCGCCAGTACGGCGATCCGTCGCACCGGCCCAACCCCAACGTCGGGCCGATCGAGACGGCTCCGTTCTACGCGATCTCCGTGGTGCCGACACCACTCGCCACCACCCTCGGGCTGCGTATCGACGCCTCGGCCCGCGTGCTCGACTCCGCCGCCGAGCCCATTCCGGGGCTCTACGCCTGCGGCAACGACGCGCAGTCGCCGATGGGGTCGGAATATCCGGGTGCGGGCTGCCAGGTCGGCGCCGCGCTGACGTTCGGCTACCGCGCCGCGCACCACGCCTCCCTGGAGGCTTGGTGTCGATGA
- a CDS encoding ABC transporter ATP-binding protein has protein sequence MTQTVTTTEELVVEGLTVNYGGVSAVRSVGLTVPAGSAVGIIGANGAGKTSTLRAIMGLVPRSATTMRWGDLDLTKVPARDMVRHGVGYVPEGRHVFPGLTVEKNLLLGAYSRPWKAETKQALGEVYELFPVLGEMKGRLAGALSGGQQQMLSIGRALMCRPRLLLLDEPSMGLSPKLVAEILAVLQRLSSEGLSLLLVEQNAKLTFEATSTCLVVENGEVAMVGTSEELRHDPNVRRIYLGL, from the coding sequence ATGACTCAGACCGTGACGACCACCGAAGAACTGGTGGTCGAAGGCTTGACCGTCAACTATGGCGGTGTCTCCGCGGTGCGGTCGGTCGGCCTGACCGTTCCCGCGGGGTCGGCCGTCGGCATCATCGGCGCCAACGGCGCGGGGAAAACCTCCACGCTCCGGGCGATCATGGGTCTGGTCCCGCGGTCCGCGACCACGATGCGCTGGGGCGACCTCGACCTCACGAAGGTCCCCGCCCGCGACATGGTCCGGCACGGAGTCGGCTACGTCCCGGAGGGCCGGCACGTGTTCCCGGGCCTCACCGTGGAGAAGAACCTGCTCCTCGGGGCCTACTCCCGGCCGTGGAAGGCGGAGACCAAGCAGGCGCTGGGGGAGGTCTACGAGCTGTTCCCGGTGCTCGGCGAGATGAAGGGACGGTTGGCCGGCGCGCTCTCCGGCGGGCAGCAGCAGATGCTCTCGATCGGACGGGCGCTGATGTGCCGTCCCCGGCTGCTGCTGCTCGACGAGCCGTCGATGGGACTCTCGCCGAAGCTCGTGGCCGAGATCCTCGCCGTGCTGCAGCGCCTGTCGTCCGAGGGGCTCAGCCTGCTGCTGGTCGAGCAGAACGCCAAGCTCACGTTCGAGGCGACGAGCACCTGCCTGGTCGTGGAGAACGGCGAGGTGGCGATGGTCGGGACCTCCGAGGAGCTGCGGCACGACCCCAACGTGCGCCGGATCTACCTCGGGTTGTGA
- a CDS encoding ABC transporter permease subunit, with protein sequence MKSLSKGGVLALLALVAVVLPYTVGRYTIHVIDVTIIFAILAIGMGLAMGIGGQINLAQIAFFGLGSYVTAILTVKEGWGFWTAAVLAVIATVAVGLLVGTPALRVQSHYLGIVTLGLALAFTNWLTNTELTGGAEGISGIPVPTLPGVDLSSEYLYYYLEIIAFAVLLTFGQFVVRTPLGRRLRAMRDDPLAAGAMGAEVPMLRMTAFALSSVYGGLAGVLYAGLIRYVAPETFSIANMFLLLAMVIIGGRQSLVGCVVGAVGLSLVREWLVDYPTYAQIAYGSVVVLTVLFAPTGLAGLPERIRGAYRRRRPASASRAVLRPFQPYADASSRAVGAPPALEIDGISKHFRGLKALDDVSLTVPAGQIRGIVGPNGSGKTTLFNVISGFYKPTRGAVRISGRPLTNAASYRLAQAGVARTFQNLRLFPAMTVRENVLVALDQTRTRSIWQYAVWQPGVWRHDRRLRALADGILERYGLADFADSLPGALPYGIQRRVEIARAMARAPRLLLLDEPAAGLNGDEVRQLGEIVRSIRDSGVTVVLIEHNMGLVMSLCEHVTVLASGRIIADGTPDEVATAPQVIEAYLGDSMDDVLPPAVTSAAASAEEPEGRQ encoded by the coding sequence ATGAAGTCGTTGTCGAAAGGCGGCGTGCTCGCCCTGCTCGCGCTCGTGGCCGTGGTGCTGCCCTACACCGTCGGCCGCTACACCATCCACGTCATCGACGTGACGATCATCTTCGCGATCCTGGCCATCGGTATGGGCCTGGCGATGGGCATCGGTGGCCAGATCAACCTGGCGCAGATCGCGTTCTTCGGCCTCGGCAGCTACGTGACCGCGATCCTCACGGTCAAAGAGGGCTGGGGATTCTGGACGGCCGCCGTACTCGCTGTCATCGCGACGGTGGCCGTCGGTCTGCTCGTCGGCACGCCCGCGCTGCGGGTCCAGTCGCACTACCTGGGCATCGTCACGCTCGGCCTGGCGCTGGCGTTCACGAACTGGCTCACGAACACCGAGCTGACCGGGGGAGCGGAGGGCATCTCCGGCATCCCGGTGCCGACGCTGCCCGGGGTCGACCTCTCCAGCGAGTACCTCTACTACTACCTGGAGATCATCGCGTTCGCGGTGCTGCTTACGTTCGGGCAGTTCGTCGTCCGCACCCCGCTCGGGCGGCGGCTCCGCGCGATGCGCGACGACCCGCTCGCCGCCGGCGCGATGGGTGCCGAGGTACCGATGCTGCGGATGACCGCGTTCGCGCTCTCCAGCGTCTACGGCGGGTTGGCCGGTGTGCTCTACGCGGGCCTGATCCGCTACGTCGCGCCGGAGACGTTCAGCATCGCGAACATGTTCCTGCTGCTCGCGATGGTCATCATCGGCGGACGGCAGTCGCTGGTCGGCTGCGTCGTCGGCGCGGTCGGGCTCTCGCTGGTCCGGGAGTGGCTGGTCGACTACCCGACCTACGCCCAGATCGCCTACGGCAGCGTCGTCGTGCTCACCGTGCTGTTCGCGCCGACCGGCCTTGCCGGTCTGCCGGAGCGGATCCGCGGCGCCTATCGGCGCCGACGGCCGGCCTCGGCTTCCCGCGCGGTTTTGCGTCCCTTCCAGCCTTATGCGGACGCTTCGTCGCGCGCCGTCGGCGCCCCGCCGGCCTTGGAGATCGACGGGATCAGCAAACACTTCCGCGGGCTCAAGGCGCTCGACGACGTGTCGCTGACCGTTCCGGCGGGGCAGATTCGCGGCATCGTCGGGCCGAACGGCTCGGGCAAGACCACGCTGTTCAACGTCATCAGCGGCTTCTACAAGCCGACCCGGGGCGCGGTGCGCATCTCCGGACGCCCGCTGACCAACGCGGCCTCGTACCGGCTGGCGCAGGCCGGCGTGGCCCGCACGTTCCAGAACCTCCGGCTCTTCCCGGCGATGACCGTGCGGGAGAACGTGCTGGTCGCGCTCGACCAGACCCGAACCCGCAGCATCTGGCAGTACGCGGTGTGGCAGCCCGGCGTCTGGCGCCACGACCGGCGGCTGCGCGCTCTGGCCGACGGGATCCTCGAGCGGTACGGGCTCGCCGACTTCGCCGACTCCCTCCCCGGCGCGCTGCCCTACGGGATCCAGCGCCGGGTGGAGATCGCGCGGGCCATGGCCCGCGCGCCCCGGCTCCTGCTGCTGGACGAACCGGCCGCCGGTCTCAACGGCGACGAGGTGCGGCAACTCGGCGAGATCGTTCGCTCGATCCGGGACAGCGGCGTGACGGTCGTGCTGATCGAACACAACATGGGCCTGGTCATGTCGCTCTGCGAGCACGTCACGGTGCTGGCCAGCGGACGCATCATCGCCGACGGCACCCCGGACGAGGTGGCGACCGCGCCGCAGGTCATCGAGGCCTACCTCGGTGACTCGATGGACGACGTCCTGCCTCCGGCCGTGACCTCGGCGGCGGCATCCGCAGAGGAACCGGAGGGCCGGCAATGA